A window of the Miscanthus floridulus cultivar M001 chromosome 14, ASM1932011v1, whole genome shotgun sequence genome harbors these coding sequences:
- the LOC136504499 gene encoding uncharacterized protein: MDTKKQGFFSALREEVARGMSPGRARRRSASNAAEVAAALRRLGGAGEALAPLMEGPDPEACPGANCGGAGARRDGWGHWVRGQLQLARAPAGAVGAGTDTGAAAAARRNDLRLLLGVMGAPLAPVHVCAAEPLPHLSIKDTPIETSSAQYILQQYLAASGGQSLLSSIRNSYAMGKVRMVATEFETGGRVVRNRMAAQRAEPGRFVLWQMAPEMWYIELAVGGSKVHAGCNGKLVWRHTPWLGAHSAKGPVRPLRRALQGLDPLTAASMFAGARCIGERKVNGEDCFILKLCADPETLRARSEGLAEIIRHVLFGYFSQKTGLLVHLEDSHLTRIQSTTGGDAVYWETTINSFIEDYRPVEGIMIAHSGRSAVTLFRFGEAAMSHTKTRMEEAWSIEEVAFNVPGLSMDCFIPPTDIKSGSISETVELPQGEKSKVGLLPCHRAKVAALDKADDNVAWSGALQLDCK; the protein is encoded by the exons ATGGACACCAAGAAGCAGGGCTTCTTCTCGGCGCTGCGGGAGGAGGTGGCGCGCGGAATGTCGCCGGGACGCGCGCGGCGGCGGTCGGCGTCCAACgcggcggaggtggcggcggcgctaCGCCGCCTCGGCGGCGCCGGGGAGGCGCTCGCGCCGCTCATGGAGGGCCCGGATCCGGAGGCCTGCCCCGGCGCGAactgcggcggcgccggcgcgcgGAGGGATGGGTGGGGGCACTGGGTGCGCGGCCAGCTCCAGCTCGCGCGCGCGCCGGCGGGGGCGGTAGGTGCCGGGACGGACAccggggccgccgccgccgccaggcgGAACGACCTCAGGCTGCTGCTCGGCGTCATGGGCGCGCCGCTCGCGCCCGTGCACGTCTGCGCCGCCGAGCCGCTGCCGCACCTCAGCATCAAGgacacccccatt GAGACCTCGTCGGCGCAGTACATCCTGCAGCAGTACCTGGCTGCCTCCGGCGGGCAGAGTCTGCTTTCCTCCATCCGGAACTCATATGCCATGGGCAAGGTGAGGATGGTGGCTACCGAGTTCGAGACCGGTGGCCGCGTCGTGAGGAACCGCATGGCGGCGCAGCGCGCAGAGCCTGGCCGCTTCGTGCTGTGGCAGATGGCACCGGAGATGTGGTACATTGAGCTGGCTGTCGGTGGGAGCAAGGTGCACGCCGGCTGCAATGGCAAGCTTGTGTGGCGCCACACCCCATGGCTCGGCGCACATTCTGCCAAGGGCCCTGTTCGCCCACTCCGCCGTGCTCTTCAG GGTCTGGATCCATTGACTGCAGCGAGCATGTTTGCTGGTGCAAGGTGCATTGGTGAGAGGAAGGTGAATGGAGAGGATTGCTTCATTCTGAAGCTTTGTGCTGATCCTGAGACACTGAGAGCACGCAGCGAGGGGCTTGCGGAGATCATCCGGCATGTCCTCTTTGGGTACTTCAGCCAGAAGACTGGGCTTCTTGTCCATCTTGAGGACTCACACCTCACCCGGATCCAGTCAACAACCGGCGGTGATGCAGTTTACTGGGAGACTACCATCAATTCGTTCATTGAGGACTACCGTCCGGTGGAGGGTATTATGATTGCACATTCTGGGCGCTCAGCTGTGACCCTCTTCCGTTTTGGGGAGGCGGCTATGAGCCACACCAAGACCCGTATGGAGGAGGCATGGAGCATCGAGGAGGTTGCGTTCAATGTCCCCGGCCTCTCCATGGATTGCTTCATTCCGCCCACTGATATCAAGTCTGGATCTATCAGTGAGACCGTTGAGCTTCCACAGGGTGAGAAGAGCAAGGTCGGTCTTCTCCCATGTCATCGTGCTAAGGTTGCAGCTCTAGACAAGGCAGATGATAACGTCGCGTGGAGCGGAGCCCTACAGCTAGATTGCAAGTGA